A section of the Osmia lignaria lignaria isolate PbOS001 chromosome 16, iyOsmLign1, whole genome shotgun sequence genome encodes:
- the PIP5K59B gene encoding phosphatidylinositol 4-phosphate 5-kinase 59B isoform X5 — translation MASGDNVDVIEVVETSFTGPAQVTEDHLRPEQSTDEDNKSTGDKVTAFDGSVIQHGPGGPKTPAGVSRNKSERERKIGHRRVGVGGEITYKKIQTTQIMGSIQLGIQHAVGGLASKPERDLLMQDFMTVETTNFPSEGSNHTPAHHFSEFKFKNYAPIAFRYFRDLFGIQPDDFLMSMCSAPLRELSNPGASGSIFYLTDDDEFIIKTVQHKEGEFLQTLLPGYYMNLNQNPRTLLPKFFGLYCYRCNSKNVRLVAMNNLLPSAVKLHQKYDLKGSTYKRKASKSERSKSSPTYKDLDFMEHHPEGIFLEADTYNALVKTIQRDCRVLESFKIMDYSLLVGIHNLDQAAREKAQEQRLSASAEEEVGEVGGESAGFIQAERERDREDRIGTSALNRSRSINRQRLVAHSTAMESIQAESEPIDEEDDVPSPGGIPARNARGERLLLFLGIIDILQSYRLKKKLEHTWKSMIHDGDTVSVHRPGFYAQRFQDFMAKTVFKKIPSLDLPEIKGNHRKFRNLVTSYIALKHSPSKRKSITRPLRPLDGDFDSTAVPTTGTSTMHATSPTKAVSPTDPAISTSSTVMSTSSAPIATSTPVNFAAGTVSPPPLTLAAVPAPPHQEQPVQPTSTAKVTTYPAVLKGRTAASPPIPNLVPSGKIPPPVPPRGTGQSRTTRSSEEHRGPATTATLSTSSITSSRGGTLPSTCSTPPPPFDDAVRSNDQTLASGGHPQHGATATVLTSSLSTPQSKQNRVPHHVTLTKTYHDAVSISDVHLESSGSGSGSGGRETKSSLSVESGGSSRGGGGLTWTPPAGSAEGSTPTWTEGTPSFTESSSSGDAGCPTTPIRGSQRHDDGGRIAATVEEALASLTTEMTHL, via the exons ATAAATCTACAGGGGATAAGGTGACAGCGTTTGAC GGTTCTGTAATACAACATGGCCCAGGTGGACCGAAAACCCCTGCGGGGGTGTCGAGGAACAAGTCAGAGCGAGAGAGGAAGATCGGACACAGAAGAGTTGGAGTGGGAGGTGAAATCACGTACAAAAAG ATCCAAACGACACAAATCATGGGATCCATACAATTGGGGATACAGCATGCTGTCGGTGGTTTGGCGAGCAAACCGGAACGTGATTTGTTGATGCAAGATTTCATGACCGTAGAGACGACGAATTTTCCGAGCGAGGGATCAAACCATACTCCTGCTCATCATTTCTCCGAGTTTAAGTTCAAGAATTACGCACCCATTGCATTTCGTTACTTCCGAGATCTCTTTGGCATTCAACCAGACGACTTTTTA ATGTCGATGTGTAGCGCACCGTTGCGCGAATTATCGAATCCCGGAGCTAGTGGAAGTATCTTTTATCTAACAGATGATGATGAGTTTATCATAAAGACTGTACAACACAAGGAAGGAGAGTTTCTGCAAACCCTTCTTCCTGGATATTACATG AATTTAAATCAAAATCCAAGAACGTTATTGCCAAAGTTCTTCGGGTTGTATTGCTATCGATGTAATAGTAAAAATGTTAGATTAGTCGCCATGAATAATCTTCTGCCGTCGGCGGTGAAACTTCATCAGAAATATGATTTGAAAGGATCGACGTATAAAAGAAAG GCATCAAAATCAGAGAGATCCAAATCCTCTCCGACGTATAAGGATTTGGATTTCATGGAGCACCATCCAGAAGGGATCTTTTTGGAAGCTGATACTTACAACGCGTTGGTTAAAACTATACAGAGAGATTGTCGGGTGTTGGAAAGCTTCAAAATCATGGATTATTCGTTACTCGTTGGTATTCACAACCTTGATCAGGCTGCGAGAGAAAAAGCG CAGGAACAGAGATTATCGGCGAGCGCGGAAGAAGAAGTTGGTGAAGTTGGAGGTGAGAGTGCGGGATTCATTCAGGCTGAAAGAGAGCGTGACAGAGAGGACAGAATAGGAACCAGCGCTTTGAATCGATCACGAAGCATAAACCGACAAAGGTTGGTTGCGCACAGTACCGCTATGGAGAGTATTCAGGCTGAAAGCGAGCCGATAGACGAGGAGGACGATGTACC CAGTCCAGGTGGCATTCCTGCTCGCAACGCTCGCGGTGAACGCCTGTTACTCTTCCTTGGTATCATTGATATTTTGCAAAGTTACAGGCTCAAGAAAAAGCTCGAGCATACATGGAAATCAATGATACACGATGGT GACACCGTGTCAGTGCATCGGCCAGGTTTTTACGCGCAGCGTTTTCAAGATTTCATGGCTAAGACAGTATTCAAGAAGATACCGTCAC TGGACCTGCCTGAGATTAAGGGGAATCATCGCAAATTCCGTAACCTCGTCACCAGCTACATAG CATTGAAACATTCCCCGTCGAAGAGGAAAAGCATAACCAGGCCGCTTAGGCCCCTCGATGGAGACTTCGATTCTACCG CGGTGCCGACAACCGGAACTTCGACAATGCATGCTACGTCACCCACGAAGGCTG TGAGCCCGACAGACCCTGCGATCAGCACGAGCAGCACCGTGATGTCTACCAGTTCCGCGCCGATCGCCACTTCTACCCCGGTTAACTTCGCCGCTGGCACGGTGAGCCCACCTCCGTTGACCTTGGCCGCCGTTCCGGCTCCTCCTCATCAAGAGCAACCAGTCCAGCCGACCTCGACGGCCAAGGTCACAACATATCCAGCCGTCCTGAAGGGCCGAACAGCCGCCAGTCCACCGATTCCGAATCTAGTACCCTCCGGCAAGATTCCGCCCCCTGTTCCACCAAGAGGCACCGGTCAATCGAGGACCACGAGGTCCTCCGAGGAGCACCGTGGCCCCGCAACAACGGCCACCCTATCGACGTCCTCGATCACATCCAGCCGAG GTGGCACCCTTCCTTCCACCTGTTCCACCCCGCCCCCGCCCTTTGACGATGCAGTGCGCTCAAACGACCAAACTCTGGCTTCCGGTGGTCATCCTCAACACGGTGCAACGGCCACCGTCTTAACCAGTAGCCTGAGCACCCCACAGTCCAAGCAGAACAGGGTCCCTCACCACGTCACTCTTACGAAGACTTATCACGATGCTGTGAG CATATCCGACGTGCACTTAGAAAGCAGTGGTAGCGGAAGCGGCAGTGGTGGTAGGGAAACAAAGTCGTCGTTGAGCGTCGAAAGTGGCGGAAGTAGTCGAGGTGGAGGTGGTTTGACATGGACACCACCGGCGGGCAGCGCGGAAGGTTCGACGCCCACCTGGACAGAGGGAACTCCGTCCTTTACCGAAAGCTCCAGCAGCGGTGACGCAG GTTGCCCGACGACACCGATCAGGGGTAGTCAACGTCACGACGACGGAGGGAGGATCGCGGCCACCGTGGAAGAGGCGTTAGCCAGTCTCACCACCGAAATG
- the PIP5K59B gene encoding phosphatidylinositol 4-phosphate 5-kinase 59B isoform X9 encodes MASGDNVDVIEVVETSFTGPAQVTEDHLRPEQSTDEDNKSTGDKVTAFDGSVIQHGPGGPKTPAGVSRNKSERERKIGHRRVGVGGEITYKKIQTTQIMGSIQLGIQHAVGGLASKPERDLLMQDFMTVETTNFPSEGSNHTPAHHFSEFKFKNYAPIAFRYFRDLFGIQPDDFLMSMCSAPLRELSNPGASGSIFYLTDDDEFIIKTVQHKEGEFLQTLLPGYYMNLNQNPRTLLPKFFGLYCYRCNSKNVRLVAMNNLLPSAVKLHQKYDLKGSTYKRKASKSERSKSSPTYKDLDFMEHHPEGIFLEADTYNALVKTIQRDCRVLESFKIMDYSLLVGIHNLDQAAREKAEQRLSASAEEEVGEVGGESAGFIQAERERDREDRIGTSALNRSRSINRQRLVAHSTAMESIQAESEPIDEEDDVPPGGIPARNARGERLLLFLGIIDILQSYRLKKKLEHTWKSMIHDGDTVSVHRPGFYAQRFQDFMAKTVFKKIPSLDLPEIKGNHRKFRNLVTSYIALKHSPSKRKSITRPLRPLDGDFDSTAVPTTGTSTMHATSPTKAVSPTDPAISTSSTVMSTSSAPIATSTPVNFAAGTVSPPPLTLAAVPAPPHQEQPVQPTSTAKVTTYPAVLKGRTAASPPIPNLVPSGKIPPPVPPRGTGQSRTTRSSEEHRGPATTATLSTSSITSSRGGTLPSTCSTPPPPFDDAVRSNDQTLASGGHPQHGATATVLTSSLSTPQSKQNRVPHHVTLTKTYHDAVSISDVHLESSGSGSGSGGRETKSSLSVESGGSSRGGGGLTWTPPAGSAEGSTPTWTEGTPSFTESSSSGDAGCPTTPIRGSQRHDDGGRIAATVEEALASLTTEMRRTNGNAKDVEQRSSLSMYTQVRTSFKRASMNRISMMRNMQRVLSIQRREL; translated from the exons ATAAATCTACAGGGGATAAGGTGACAGCGTTTGAC GGTTCTGTAATACAACATGGCCCAGGTGGACCGAAAACCCCTGCGGGGGTGTCGAGGAACAAGTCAGAGCGAGAGAGGAAGATCGGACACAGAAGAGTTGGAGTGGGAGGTGAAATCACGTACAAAAAG ATCCAAACGACACAAATCATGGGATCCATACAATTGGGGATACAGCATGCTGTCGGTGGTTTGGCGAGCAAACCGGAACGTGATTTGTTGATGCAAGATTTCATGACCGTAGAGACGACGAATTTTCCGAGCGAGGGATCAAACCATACTCCTGCTCATCATTTCTCCGAGTTTAAGTTCAAGAATTACGCACCCATTGCATTTCGTTACTTCCGAGATCTCTTTGGCATTCAACCAGACGACTTTTTA ATGTCGATGTGTAGCGCACCGTTGCGCGAATTATCGAATCCCGGAGCTAGTGGAAGTATCTTTTATCTAACAGATGATGATGAGTTTATCATAAAGACTGTACAACACAAGGAAGGAGAGTTTCTGCAAACCCTTCTTCCTGGATATTACATG AATTTAAATCAAAATCCAAGAACGTTATTGCCAAAGTTCTTCGGGTTGTATTGCTATCGATGTAATAGTAAAAATGTTAGATTAGTCGCCATGAATAATCTTCTGCCGTCGGCGGTGAAACTTCATCAGAAATATGATTTGAAAGGATCGACGTATAAAAGAAAG GCATCAAAATCAGAGAGATCCAAATCCTCTCCGACGTATAAGGATTTGGATTTCATGGAGCACCATCCAGAAGGGATCTTTTTGGAAGCTGATACTTACAACGCGTTGGTTAAAACTATACAGAGAGATTGTCGGGTGTTGGAAAGCTTCAAAATCATGGATTATTCGTTACTCGTTGGTATTCACAACCTTGATCAGGCTGCGAGAGAAAAAGCG GAACAGAGATTATCGGCGAGCGCGGAAGAAGAAGTTGGTGAAGTTGGAGGTGAGAGTGCGGGATTCATTCAGGCTGAAAGAGAGCGTGACAGAGAGGACAGAATAGGAACCAGCGCTTTGAATCGATCACGAAGCATAAACCGACAAAGGTTGGTTGCGCACAGTACCGCTATGGAGAGTATTCAGGCTGAAAGCGAGCCGATAGACGAGGAGGACGATGTACC TCCAGGTGGCATTCCTGCTCGCAACGCTCGCGGTGAACGCCTGTTACTCTTCCTTGGTATCATTGATATTTTGCAAAGTTACAGGCTCAAGAAAAAGCTCGAGCATACATGGAAATCAATGATACACGATGGT GACACCGTGTCAGTGCATCGGCCAGGTTTTTACGCGCAGCGTTTTCAAGATTTCATGGCTAAGACAGTATTCAAGAAGATACCGTCAC TGGACCTGCCTGAGATTAAGGGGAATCATCGCAAATTCCGTAACCTCGTCACCAGCTACATAG CATTGAAACATTCCCCGTCGAAGAGGAAAAGCATAACCAGGCCGCTTAGGCCCCTCGATGGAGACTTCGATTCTACCG CGGTGCCGACAACCGGAACTTCGACAATGCATGCTACGTCACCCACGAAGGCTG TGAGCCCGACAGACCCTGCGATCAGCACGAGCAGCACCGTGATGTCTACCAGTTCCGCGCCGATCGCCACTTCTACCCCGGTTAACTTCGCCGCTGGCACGGTGAGCCCACCTCCGTTGACCTTGGCCGCCGTTCCGGCTCCTCCTCATCAAGAGCAACCAGTCCAGCCGACCTCGACGGCCAAGGTCACAACATATCCAGCCGTCCTGAAGGGCCGAACAGCCGCCAGTCCACCGATTCCGAATCTAGTACCCTCCGGCAAGATTCCGCCCCCTGTTCCACCAAGAGGCACCGGTCAATCGAGGACCACGAGGTCCTCCGAGGAGCACCGTGGCCCCGCAACAACGGCCACCCTATCGACGTCCTCGATCACATCCAGCCGAG GTGGCACCCTTCCTTCCACCTGTTCCACCCCGCCCCCGCCCTTTGACGATGCAGTGCGCTCAAACGACCAAACTCTGGCTTCCGGTGGTCATCCTCAACACGGTGCAACGGCCACCGTCTTAACCAGTAGCCTGAGCACCCCACAGTCCAAGCAGAACAGGGTCCCTCACCACGTCACTCTTACGAAGACTTATCACGATGCTGTGAG CATATCCGACGTGCACTTAGAAAGCAGTGGTAGCGGAAGCGGCAGTGGTGGTAGGGAAACAAAGTCGTCGTTGAGCGTCGAAAGTGGCGGAAGTAGTCGAGGTGGAGGTGGTTTGACATGGACACCACCGGCGGGCAGCGCGGAAGGTTCGACGCCCACCTGGACAGAGGGAACTCCGTCCTTTACCGAAAGCTCCAGCAGCGGTGACGCAG GTTGCCCGACGACACCGATCAGGGGTAGTCAACGTCACGACGACGGAGGGAGGATCGCGGCCACCGTGGAAGAGGCGTTAGCCAGTCTCACCACCGAAATG
- the PIP5K59B gene encoding phosphatidylinositol 4-phosphate 5-kinase 59B isoform X4, producing MASGDNVDVIEVVETSFTGPAQVTEDHLRPEQSTDEDNKSTGDKVTAFDGSVIQHGPGGPKTPAGVSRNKSERERKIGHRRVGVGGEITYKKIQTTQIMGSIQLGIQHAVGGLASKPERDLLMQDFMTVETTNFPSEGSNHTPAHHFSEFKFKNYAPIAFRYFRDLFGIQPDDFLMSMCSAPLRELSNPGASGSIFYLTDDDEFIIKTVQHKEGEFLQTLLPGYYMNLNQNPRTLLPKFFGLYCYRCNSKNVRLVAMNNLLPSAVKLHQKYDLKGSTYKRKASKSERSKSSPTYKDLDFMEHHPEGIFLEADTYNALVKTIQRDCRVLESFKIMDYSLLVGIHNLDQAAREKAQEQRLSASAEEEVGEVGGESAGFIQAERERDREDRIGTSALNRSRSINRQRLVAHSTAMESIQAESEPIDEEDDVPSPGGIPARNARGERLLLFLGIIDILQSYRLKKKLEHTWKSMIHDGDTVSVHRPGFYAQRFQDFMAKTVFKKIPSLDLPEIKGNHRKFRNLVTSYIALKHSPSKRKSITRPLRPLDGDFDSTAVPTTGTSTMHATSPTKAVSPTDPAISTSSTVMSTSSAPIATSTPVNFAAGTVSPPPLTLAAVPAPPHQEQPVQPTSTAKVTTYPAVLKGRTAASPPIPNLVPSGKIPPPVPPRGTGQSRTTRSSEEHRGPATTATLSTSSITSSRGGTLPSTCSTPPPPFDDAVRSNDQTLASGGHPQHGATATVLTSSLSTPQSKQNRVPHHVTLTKTYHDAVSISDVHLESSGSGSGSGGRETKSSLSVESGGSSRGGGGLTWTPPAGSAEGSTPTWTEGTPSFTESSSSGDAGCPTTPIRGSQRHDDGGRIAATVEEALASLTTEMEILQQE from the exons ATAAATCTACAGGGGATAAGGTGACAGCGTTTGAC GGTTCTGTAATACAACATGGCCCAGGTGGACCGAAAACCCCTGCGGGGGTGTCGAGGAACAAGTCAGAGCGAGAGAGGAAGATCGGACACAGAAGAGTTGGAGTGGGAGGTGAAATCACGTACAAAAAG ATCCAAACGACACAAATCATGGGATCCATACAATTGGGGATACAGCATGCTGTCGGTGGTTTGGCGAGCAAACCGGAACGTGATTTGTTGATGCAAGATTTCATGACCGTAGAGACGACGAATTTTCCGAGCGAGGGATCAAACCATACTCCTGCTCATCATTTCTCCGAGTTTAAGTTCAAGAATTACGCACCCATTGCATTTCGTTACTTCCGAGATCTCTTTGGCATTCAACCAGACGACTTTTTA ATGTCGATGTGTAGCGCACCGTTGCGCGAATTATCGAATCCCGGAGCTAGTGGAAGTATCTTTTATCTAACAGATGATGATGAGTTTATCATAAAGACTGTACAACACAAGGAAGGAGAGTTTCTGCAAACCCTTCTTCCTGGATATTACATG AATTTAAATCAAAATCCAAGAACGTTATTGCCAAAGTTCTTCGGGTTGTATTGCTATCGATGTAATAGTAAAAATGTTAGATTAGTCGCCATGAATAATCTTCTGCCGTCGGCGGTGAAACTTCATCAGAAATATGATTTGAAAGGATCGACGTATAAAAGAAAG GCATCAAAATCAGAGAGATCCAAATCCTCTCCGACGTATAAGGATTTGGATTTCATGGAGCACCATCCAGAAGGGATCTTTTTGGAAGCTGATACTTACAACGCGTTGGTTAAAACTATACAGAGAGATTGTCGGGTGTTGGAAAGCTTCAAAATCATGGATTATTCGTTACTCGTTGGTATTCACAACCTTGATCAGGCTGCGAGAGAAAAAGCG CAGGAACAGAGATTATCGGCGAGCGCGGAAGAAGAAGTTGGTGAAGTTGGAGGTGAGAGTGCGGGATTCATTCAGGCTGAAAGAGAGCGTGACAGAGAGGACAGAATAGGAACCAGCGCTTTGAATCGATCACGAAGCATAAACCGACAAAGGTTGGTTGCGCACAGTACCGCTATGGAGAGTATTCAGGCTGAAAGCGAGCCGATAGACGAGGAGGACGATGTACC CAGTCCAGGTGGCATTCCTGCTCGCAACGCTCGCGGTGAACGCCTGTTACTCTTCCTTGGTATCATTGATATTTTGCAAAGTTACAGGCTCAAGAAAAAGCTCGAGCATACATGGAAATCAATGATACACGATGGT GACACCGTGTCAGTGCATCGGCCAGGTTTTTACGCGCAGCGTTTTCAAGATTTCATGGCTAAGACAGTATTCAAGAAGATACCGTCAC TGGACCTGCCTGAGATTAAGGGGAATCATCGCAAATTCCGTAACCTCGTCACCAGCTACATAG CATTGAAACATTCCCCGTCGAAGAGGAAAAGCATAACCAGGCCGCTTAGGCCCCTCGATGGAGACTTCGATTCTACCG CGGTGCCGACAACCGGAACTTCGACAATGCATGCTACGTCACCCACGAAGGCTG TGAGCCCGACAGACCCTGCGATCAGCACGAGCAGCACCGTGATGTCTACCAGTTCCGCGCCGATCGCCACTTCTACCCCGGTTAACTTCGCCGCTGGCACGGTGAGCCCACCTCCGTTGACCTTGGCCGCCGTTCCGGCTCCTCCTCATCAAGAGCAACCAGTCCAGCCGACCTCGACGGCCAAGGTCACAACATATCCAGCCGTCCTGAAGGGCCGAACAGCCGCCAGTCCACCGATTCCGAATCTAGTACCCTCCGGCAAGATTCCGCCCCCTGTTCCACCAAGAGGCACCGGTCAATCGAGGACCACGAGGTCCTCCGAGGAGCACCGTGGCCCCGCAACAACGGCCACCCTATCGACGTCCTCGATCACATCCAGCCGAG GTGGCACCCTTCCTTCCACCTGTTCCACCCCGCCCCCGCCCTTTGACGATGCAGTGCGCTCAAACGACCAAACTCTGGCTTCCGGTGGTCATCCTCAACACGGTGCAACGGCCACCGTCTTAACCAGTAGCCTGAGCACCCCACAGTCCAAGCAGAACAGGGTCCCTCACCACGTCACTCTTACGAAGACTTATCACGATGCTGTGAG CATATCCGACGTGCACTTAGAAAGCAGTGGTAGCGGAAGCGGCAGTGGTGGTAGGGAAACAAAGTCGTCGTTGAGCGTCGAAAGTGGCGGAAGTAGTCGAGGTGGAGGTGGTTTGACATGGACACCACCGGCGGGCAGCGCGGAAGGTTCGACGCCCACCTGGACAGAGGGAACTCCGTCCTTTACCGAAAGCTCCAGCAGCGGTGACGCAG GTTGCCCGACGACACCGATCAGGGGTAGTCAACGTCACGACGACGGAGGGAGGATCGCGGCCACCGTGGAAGAGGCGTTAGCCAGTCTCACCACCGAAATG
- the PIP5K59B gene encoding phosphatidylinositol 4-phosphate 5-kinase 59B isoform X3 codes for MASGDNVDVIEVVETSFTGPAQVTEDHLRPEQSTDEDNKSTGDKVTAFDGSVIQHGPGGPKTPAGVSRNKSERERKIGHRRVGVGGEITYKKIQTTQIMGSIQLGIQHAVGGLASKPERDLLMQDFMTVETTNFPSEGSNHTPAHHFSEFKFKNYAPIAFRYFRDLFGIQPDDFLMSMCSAPLRELSNPGASGSIFYLTDDDEFIIKTVQHKEGEFLQTLLPGYYMNLNQNPRTLLPKFFGLYCYRCNSKNVRLVAMNNLLPSAVKLHQKYDLKGSTYKRKASKSERSKSSPTYKDLDFMEHHPEGIFLEADTYNALVKTIQRDCRVLESFKIMDYSLLVGIHNLDQAAREKAQEQRLSASAEEEVGEVGGESAGFIQAERERDREDRIGTSALNRSRSINRQRLVAHSTAMESIQAESEPIDEEDDVPSPGGIPARNARGERLLLFLGIIDILQSYRLKKKLEHTWKSMIHDGDTVSVHRPGFYAQRFQDFMAKTVFKKIPSLDLPEIKGNHRKFRNLVTSYIALKHSPSKRKSITRPLRPLDGDFDSTAVPTTGTSTMHATSPTKAVSPTDPAISTSSTVMSTSSAPIATSTPVNFAAGTVSPPPLTLAAVPAPPHQEQPVQPTSTAKVTTYPAVLKGRTAASPPIPNLVPSGKIPPPVPPRGTGQSRTTRSSEEHRGPATTATLSTSSITSSRGGTLPSTCSTPPPPFDDAVRSNDQTLASGGHPQHGATATVLTSSLSTPQSKQNRVPHHVTLTKTYHDAVSISDVHLESSGSGSGSGGRETKSSLSVESGGSSRGGGGLTWTPPAGSAEGSTPTWTEGTPSFTESSSSGDAGCPTTPIRGSQRHDDGGRIAATVEEALASLTTEMLLSSPSLSHKTNNYLDILCTLA; via the exons ATAAATCTACAGGGGATAAGGTGACAGCGTTTGAC GGTTCTGTAATACAACATGGCCCAGGTGGACCGAAAACCCCTGCGGGGGTGTCGAGGAACAAGTCAGAGCGAGAGAGGAAGATCGGACACAGAAGAGTTGGAGTGGGAGGTGAAATCACGTACAAAAAG ATCCAAACGACACAAATCATGGGATCCATACAATTGGGGATACAGCATGCTGTCGGTGGTTTGGCGAGCAAACCGGAACGTGATTTGTTGATGCAAGATTTCATGACCGTAGAGACGACGAATTTTCCGAGCGAGGGATCAAACCATACTCCTGCTCATCATTTCTCCGAGTTTAAGTTCAAGAATTACGCACCCATTGCATTTCGTTACTTCCGAGATCTCTTTGGCATTCAACCAGACGACTTTTTA ATGTCGATGTGTAGCGCACCGTTGCGCGAATTATCGAATCCCGGAGCTAGTGGAAGTATCTTTTATCTAACAGATGATGATGAGTTTATCATAAAGACTGTACAACACAAGGAAGGAGAGTTTCTGCAAACCCTTCTTCCTGGATATTACATG AATTTAAATCAAAATCCAAGAACGTTATTGCCAAAGTTCTTCGGGTTGTATTGCTATCGATGTAATAGTAAAAATGTTAGATTAGTCGCCATGAATAATCTTCTGCCGTCGGCGGTGAAACTTCATCAGAAATATGATTTGAAAGGATCGACGTATAAAAGAAAG GCATCAAAATCAGAGAGATCCAAATCCTCTCCGACGTATAAGGATTTGGATTTCATGGAGCACCATCCAGAAGGGATCTTTTTGGAAGCTGATACTTACAACGCGTTGGTTAAAACTATACAGAGAGATTGTCGGGTGTTGGAAAGCTTCAAAATCATGGATTATTCGTTACTCGTTGGTATTCACAACCTTGATCAGGCTGCGAGAGAAAAAGCG CAGGAACAGAGATTATCGGCGAGCGCGGAAGAAGAAGTTGGTGAAGTTGGAGGTGAGAGTGCGGGATTCATTCAGGCTGAAAGAGAGCGTGACAGAGAGGACAGAATAGGAACCAGCGCTTTGAATCGATCACGAAGCATAAACCGACAAAGGTTGGTTGCGCACAGTACCGCTATGGAGAGTATTCAGGCTGAAAGCGAGCCGATAGACGAGGAGGACGATGTACC CAGTCCAGGTGGCATTCCTGCTCGCAACGCTCGCGGTGAACGCCTGTTACTCTTCCTTGGTATCATTGATATTTTGCAAAGTTACAGGCTCAAGAAAAAGCTCGAGCATACATGGAAATCAATGATACACGATGGT GACACCGTGTCAGTGCATCGGCCAGGTTTTTACGCGCAGCGTTTTCAAGATTTCATGGCTAAGACAGTATTCAAGAAGATACCGTCAC TGGACCTGCCTGAGATTAAGGGGAATCATCGCAAATTCCGTAACCTCGTCACCAGCTACATAG CATTGAAACATTCCCCGTCGAAGAGGAAAAGCATAACCAGGCCGCTTAGGCCCCTCGATGGAGACTTCGATTCTACCG CGGTGCCGACAACCGGAACTTCGACAATGCATGCTACGTCACCCACGAAGGCTG TGAGCCCGACAGACCCTGCGATCAGCACGAGCAGCACCGTGATGTCTACCAGTTCCGCGCCGATCGCCACTTCTACCCCGGTTAACTTCGCCGCTGGCACGGTGAGCCCACCTCCGTTGACCTTGGCCGCCGTTCCGGCTCCTCCTCATCAAGAGCAACCAGTCCAGCCGACCTCGACGGCCAAGGTCACAACATATCCAGCCGTCCTGAAGGGCCGAACAGCCGCCAGTCCACCGATTCCGAATCTAGTACCCTCCGGCAAGATTCCGCCCCCTGTTCCACCAAGAGGCACCGGTCAATCGAGGACCACGAGGTCCTCCGAGGAGCACCGTGGCCCCGCAACAACGGCCACCCTATCGACGTCCTCGATCACATCCAGCCGAG GTGGCACCCTTCCTTCCACCTGTTCCACCCCGCCCCCGCCCTTTGACGATGCAGTGCGCTCAAACGACCAAACTCTGGCTTCCGGTGGTCATCCTCAACACGGTGCAACGGCCACCGTCTTAACCAGTAGCCTGAGCACCCCACAGTCCAAGCAGAACAGGGTCCCTCACCACGTCACTCTTACGAAGACTTATCACGATGCTGTGAG CATATCCGACGTGCACTTAGAAAGCAGTGGTAGCGGAAGCGGCAGTGGTGGTAGGGAAACAAAGTCGTCGTTGAGCGTCGAAAGTGGCGGAAGTAGTCGAGGTGGAGGTGGTTTGACATGGACACCACCGGCGGGCAGCGCGGAAGGTTCGACGCCCACCTGGACAGAGGGAACTCCGTCCTTTACCGAAAGCTCCAGCAGCGGTGACGCAG GTTGCCCGACGACACCGATCAGGGGTAGTCAACGTCACGACGACGGAGGGAGGATCGCGGCCACCGTGGAAGAGGCGTTAGCCAGTCTCACCACCGAAATG